The nucleotide sequence GCCGGCGAGTGGTACGTCGTGCACTCCTATGCCGGCTACGAGAACAAGGTCAAGACCAACCTCGAGACCCGGATCAAGTCGCTCGACATGGAGGAGTACATCTTCCAGATCGAGGTTCCGACCGAAGAGGTCACCGAGATCAAGAACGGCCAGCGCAAGCAGGTGCAGCGCAAGGTCTACCCGGGCTACATCCTGGTCCGGATGGACCTGACCGACGGTTCGTGGAGCGCGGTGCGGAACACGCCCGGCGTCACCGGCTTCGTCGGCGCCACCGCGCAGCGCCCGTCCCCGCTGTCTCTCGACGACGTCGTGAAGATCCTGGTCCCGGCGGCGCCCAAGAAGACGGCGGCCGGAGCAGAGGGAACAAGCGGTGGGGGCGTCAGCGTTCGAACCGAGGTGGACTTCACCGTCGGTGAGTCGGTCACCGTCATGGACGGTCCGTTCGCGACACTGCCGGCGACCATCAACGAGGTCAACGCCGACGGTCAGAAGCTCAAGGTGCTCGTGTCCATCTTCGGCCGCGAAACCCCCGTCGAGCTGTCGTTCTCCCAGGTCGCCAAGATCTGACCAGATTTCGTCGGCCCGCGCCCCCAGGCGTCGACCGGCGATCACCCGCAGTACACACCCAGCAGAAACAGACTCAGTAGAAATCAGGACACGAAATGCCTCCCAAGAAGAAGAAACTCGCGGCCGTCATCAAGCTGCAGATCAAGGCCGGCATGGCCAACCCGGCTCCGCCCGTCGGCCCTGCCCTCGGTCAGCACGGCGTCAACATCATGGAGTTCTGCAAGGCCTACAACGCTGCGACCGAGTCGCAGCGCGGGGACGTCGTCCCGGTCGAGATCTCCGTGTACGAAGATCGATCGTTCGAGTTCAAGCTCAAGACCCCGCCCGCCGCCCGACTGCTGCTCAAGGCCGCCGGCGTCGAGAAGGGTTCGGGTACCCCGCACACCACCAAGGTCGCCAGCATCACGGCCGCCCAGGTGCGCGAGATCGCTGCCCTCAAGCAGGTCGACCTGAACGCGAACGACATCGACGCCGCCGCCAAGATCATCTCCGGCACCGCGCGCTCGATGGGCATCACCATCTCGGGCTGACCTCCGGCCCCCGCTCCACCGCTTCATACAGCTCCACCGCTTCACCGCGCATACAGCTCCACCGCTTCACCGCGCATACAGATCTTCCAGGCGCAGAGGAAAGTGCCCGTTCAGGGCCCGATTCCACCGATCTTGGACAGTCCGGTATGCGCAAGGCAGTTCGGTATGTGCAAGTAGCCAGACCAGTGGGAGGGCCGGACGCCGGCCCGCAGACCACGAACTCCCTGAACACCAGAGATCCAGGAGAAGGAAATGAAGCGTTCGAAGGCTTACAAGGCCGCATCAGCACTCGTCGACCGGGAGGGCATGTACAGCCCCCTCGAAGCGGCAGCGTTGGCTCAGAAGACGTCCGCCACCAAGATGGACAGCACTGTGGAGGTCGCCCTCCTGCTGGGTGTCGACCCCCGCAAGGCTGACCAGATGGTGCGTGGCACCGTGAACCTGCCCCACGGCACCGGCAAGACCGCGCGCGTGGTCGTCTTCGCCGTCGGCGAGAAGGCCGCCGAGGCCGAGGCCGCCGGAGCCGACGTCGTCGGCAGCGACGACCTGATCGCCCGCATCCAGGGCGGCTGGACCGATTTCGATGCGGCGATCGCGACCCCGGACCAGATGGCCAAGGTCGGTCGCATCGCCCGTGTTCTCGGACCGCGTGGTCTGATGCCGAACCCGAAGACCGGGACCGTCACGGCCGACGTCGCCAAGGCCGTCACCGAGATCAAGGGCGGAAAGATCAACTTCCGCGTCGACAAGGCGGCCAACCTCCACCTGGTGATCGGCAAGGTCTCGTTCCCGACCGAGAAACTGGTCGAGAACTACGCCGCAGCGCTCGACGAGGTCCTGCGCTCCAAGCCTTCTGCGGCCAAGGGCAAATACCTGAAGAAGATCTTCTTCTCCACCACGATGGGCCCTGGTATCCCGGTCGACCCGGCCAAGACCCGCAACCTGCTGGAGACCGACGAGGCCTGAACGATCGCGGGTGCTGGGGCACCCTGATCGCCATCAGTTGATCGTGCAGTTTGAGACCCCTGGCCTTCCGGCCGGGGGCCTCGTTGCATGTCCGGGTAGGTGCAGTAGGTGTGGTCCGCCAGAGGGCCCGCGGCCCCATCGGCAGGATGGCATCTTGGAGAAGTAAGCGGTGGGGTGGCAGCGAAAGGGTGGGCAATGACAATTCGTCCGGGGATTTCGTCGTCGTCCGCTCGGAGGCGCGCCATGGTGCTGCTGGTCGGTCTCGGACTTCTCGCCGGTTGCGCTGGACCGATCGCCGGCACTGCATCACCGGTGCCGAATGCCCCCAGTCGCCACCGATCATGTCGTCCGGTGGCTCCGGGTCCGGCTCTGGTGCGCCCAGCAGCGGATCGGTGGTAGGCAGTCCGGCCGTCCCCAGCACGACTCCCGGCACCCCGACCACGAACACCGCGACCTCGAACAGCACGACCTCGAACAGCACGACCTCGAACACCGCGACCGCCGGCACCACCCCGGGCACGACGAACTCCGGCGGCAGCATCGATCCGGCGGCCTTCGGCGCGAGGATGGCGGTGGCGAACACCGGCGTCAGATCGTTGGTGGGGTCGTTGTCCCTGGTCGCCGGTACCACGGCGGAGGACGGGACGTTCAGCGAGACCCTTTCCGGTGGAAAGATTTCCGCGATCGACATGTCGGTCTTCGTCCGGAGCGGTGCGCAGAACCTGGCGCTCAAGGTGCTGATCGTTGACAACAAGGTGTACGTGGGTGGCAGCGAGATCATGACCGCACTGAATGCCGGTAGCAGGAAGTGGGCGCTGGCCAGCCCGAGTTCTGCCAATGCCACCCTGAGAACCATCGGCACGCAGTTGGCCGGCTATCTCGATTCGGCGAGCGCCAACCAGTACGCGCTCTACGGTCAGGCCGCGAGGTCGGTCGTCGACCAGGGTTCGGTCCTGCTGGGTACCGTCAGAGCACACAAGTACGGCTTGAGCGTCGATGTTCTCAAGCTGGCGAAGCTTCTACCGGCGACCAAGTCGCAGGCCAACTCGATGCAGGCCCTGGCCGACGCCGGGGTGACCACCATTCCCACGACCATCTGGCTGGACGCCTCCGACCGGTTGGTCCAGGTGTCCTCGACGGTCAAGCTCGCCGACATCAGCAGTGCCACTGTCTTCCGGGTCGGTAGCTACAACACCTCCGTGGTCATCACGGCCCCGGCGGCGGCCGACGTCTTCACCGGCTGACCGGCCGCGATTTGGCCGACGGGCGCACGGTCGCGTACCGTGGGGACGTTCCACCGAAGACCGTCGGCCCTCCTTCGCCCGTCACAGGGCGATCGAGTCAAAGGTTCGCGCATCTGCGAACGGCCCACGCAGGAGGACGAGGTAACTGATCGCAGACCCAAGTCTGCTTCCGCGCCCCGTGCCCTTGCGGCCGGGGCGTTTGTCGTGTCCGCCGATCCTGTCCGTCTCGTGCTCCCGTGGAACGTTGGACCAAGAACGCCGCCGGCAGCACCATGCCGGCACCCGAGAACCACGAACGAGGAAGGAGGCGAGGATGGCAAAGCCCACCAAGGTGGCAACAGTCGCCGAGATCGCGGATCAGTTCCGCAATTCATCCGCTGCGGTCGTCACCGAATACCGTGGCCTGAAGATGTCGCAGCTCACGGCGCTCCGCAAGTCGCTGGGTAACGACACCGCCTACACCGTCGCCAAGAACACGCTGGTCAAGCGGGCAGCTGCCGACGCCGGCGTAGAAGGGCTCGACGGTCTGTTCACCGGACCGACCGCCGTCGCATTCATCAACGGCGAGCCCGTCGATGCGGCCAAGGTGCTCCGTGATTTCGCCAAGGCCAATCCACTGCTGGTGATCAAGGGCGGTGTCCTCGACGGAAAGCCGTTGGACGCCACCGAGGTCAACAAGCTGGCCGACCTGGAATCCCGCGACGTCCTGTTGGCGAAGATGGCCGGCGCCATGCTGGCGACCCTCACCAAGGCAGCAGTCGTCCTCAACGCCCTCCCGTCCCAGGTGGCGCGGCTTGCCGCGGCCCTGGTCGAGAAGCGTACCGAGGAGGAGGGCGCCCCGGAGGTCGAGGCTCCCGCACCGGAGACGTCCGAGGCAGCCGTCGAGGACGCACCGGCCGCTGAATCAGTTGTCGAGGATGCACCGGTCGTCGAAGACGCGCCGGCCGCCGAAGCAGCAGCACCGCAGGAGACGGCCTCCGAGCAGGTCTGATCCGATCGTGACACCCGGTCGGATCGACCGGTCAGCTCTACCCACCCTCATCAGAAAAATCGTGATCCCCGCCCGCGTCCCACGACGCAGACGCGAGACGCAGAAATGAAAGGACGCCCATCATGGCGAAGCTCACCACCGACGAGTTGCTCGAGGCCTTCAAGGAGCTCACCCTCATCGAGCTCTCCGAGTTCGTGAAGCAGTTCGAGGACACCTTCGGCGTCACCGCCGCTGCCCCGGTCGCCGCCGCCGGTCCGGCCGGACCCGCCGCCGCCGCCGAGGTTGCCGAGGAGCAGGACGAATTCGACGTCATCCTCGAGTCCGCCGGCGAGAAGAAGGTCCAGGTCATCAAGGCCGTCCGCGAACTCGTGTCGGGCCTCGGCCTGAAGGAAGCCAAGGACCTGGTCGACGCTGCACCGAAGGCCATCCTGGAGAAGGCCACCAAGGAAGCCGCCGAGGCTGCCAAGGCCAAGCTCGAAGAGGCCGGCGCGAAGGCCACCGTCAAGTAATTGCGTTCGCGCAGATGCTCGGGTGACTGCGTTCACGCAAGTACCGGGCATCGCTCCCGACGGGGAGTCGACACCAACTCGCTGGGGCGGGTCCACTTCGGTGGACCCGCCCCAGCAGTGTCTTCCGGGCACGTGATGTTCCCTGCTTTTCGACCACCGTGTGCTCGGCCGGCGAGCTGCCCTGCCGGCGAGCTGCCCTGCCCGCCGGCGAGCCGGAACACCGAATCGCAGCTACCGTGCGGTGCATGATCGACCACTTCGGCGTGCAGGCCCACGACGTCCCGGCCTCGGCTGCGTTCTACCTGAAGGTCTTCGCGCCGCTCGGCGTCCGTGAGGCCATGCGGTTCCCCGTGCAGGACAGCTTCGTGGTCGGGTTCAGCGGCGCTGACGGTGAACCCCGGT is from Nakamurella sp. PAMC28650 and encodes:
- the rplA gene encoding 50S ribosomal protein L1, producing MKRSKAYKAASALVDREGMYSPLEAAALAQKTSATKMDSTVEVALLLGVDPRKADQMVRGTVNLPHGTGKTARVVVFAVGEKAAEAEAAGADVVGSDDLIARIQGGWTDFDAAIATPDQMAKVGRIARVLGPRGLMPNPKTGTVTADVAKAVTEIKGGKINFRVDKAANLHLVIGKVSFPTEKLVENYAAALDEVLRSKPSAAKGKYLKKIFFSTTMGPGIPVDPAKTRNLLETDEA
- the nusG gene encoding transcription termination/antitermination protein NusG; protein product: MTSTVSSPVDSTGDVEAVDDLSTPDVASSDSSTDSPSIEPAETASAGDSAADLPDIDAEPVDPIAELKASLKRAAGEWYVVHSYAGYENKVKTNLETRIKSLDMEEYIFQIEVPTEEVTEIKNGQRKQVQRKVYPGYILVRMDLTDGSWSAVRNTPGVTGFVGATAQRPSPLSLDDVVKILVPAAPKKTAAGAEGTSGGGVSVRTEVDFTVGESVTVMDGPFATLPATINEVNADGQKLKVLVSIFGRETPVELSFSQVAKI
- the rplL gene encoding 50S ribosomal protein L7/L12, whose protein sequence is MAKLTTDELLEAFKELTLIELSEFVKQFEDTFGVTAAAPVAAAGPAGPAAAAEVAEEQDEFDVILESAGEKKVQVIKAVRELVSGLGLKEAKDLVDAAPKAILEKATKEAAEAAKAKLEEAGAKATVK
- the rplJ gene encoding 50S ribosomal protein L10 gives rise to the protein MAKPTKVATVAEIADQFRNSSAAVVTEYRGLKMSQLTALRKSLGNDTAYTVAKNTLVKRAAADAGVEGLDGLFTGPTAVAFINGEPVDAAKVLRDFAKANPLLVIKGGVLDGKPLDATEVNKLADLESRDVLLAKMAGAMLATLTKAAVVLNALPSQVARLAAALVEKRTEEEGAPEVEAPAPETSEAAVEDAPAAESVVEDAPVVEDAPAAEAAAPQETASEQV
- the rplK gene encoding 50S ribosomal protein L11 — its product is MPPKKKKLAAVIKLQIKAGMANPAPPVGPALGQHGVNIMEFCKAYNAATESQRGDVVPVEISVYEDRSFEFKLKTPPAARLLLKAAGVEKGSGTPHTTKVASITAAQVREIAALKQVDLNANDIDAAAKIISGTARSMGITISG